Within Micromonospora narathiwatensis, the genomic segment CGGCGTGCATCCGATCGCGGAGGTCCTCGATCGCCGCGAGCGCTGCCCGCCGGGCGGGATAGAACCGGCGGTCCACCTCGCGCTGCAACCGGACGCGCAGCGGGGACAGGGCGAGCGCGCAGACCGCCGTGGCGCCAGCCGCGGCCACCGGCGACGAACGGCCGGCCGCGACGCCCGCGACGAACATGGCGACCGTGTAGAAGGCCAGCAGCGCGGCGGTGACCAGGCCGTAGGTGACCGTGGCGCTCAGCGCCTTGTTCACGTCGTACAGGTCGTGGCGGAGGATGCCGATCGCGGTCGCCGTCGGGACCGCGATCAGCGTCGCGGCGAGCCCGACCACGGCCAGGTCCGGCCCGTCGAGCAGCAGGTAGCTCAGCCAGCACAGCAACAGCGTCGCGGGCAGGAAGAACGCACCGAGCGCGAACCACTTCACCTGCGCCCGGCGTACCGGGTCGGTGGCCCGCCGGTACCGCACCACCATCGCCACCGTGGACGCGACGAGCAGGGCGAGCAGCCCGGGCAGCAGGGCGACCGCGATCGGTCCGAGCACCCGCGCCAGCGACGGTGGCGGGGTGCCGAACGCGTGGTCGACGTCCGCGAACGGCGGCGGGAACGGGGCGGGGTCGAGGCCGGTGAGCATGATGAACGCCGCCGGCACCACCACGAGGCCGGCGGCCACCACCCGCCAGCGCCGGCCGGGCAGCAGCCGACCGTCGGGGAAGAGCAGCATGAGCAGCGCCGCCGGCACGTAGTTGAGCATCCAGGAGCCCTGGGCCGTGGTGACCAGGAGCGACGAGACCGGCAACCGCCCCGGATGGTGCGCCACGACATACCCGTAGACGTCGGTCAGGGCGACCCAGATGGCGAGCAGCCCGAACAAGGTGAGCAGGGCGCCGACCAGGTTGGTCGGGCGTCTCGTCACGATCAGCATGCCCAGAACCACGGAGGCGGCGGCGAGCAGGCAGGCGGTCGCGAAGTAGACGGTCTGACCGGCGTCGCGGCCGAGGGTCAGCAGCCAACCGCCCGCGCCGACGAGCGCGACGGCGACCGCCGTCATCGCGTACGCGACCAGCCGCGGCATCGTCATGGCGTTCACCGTAGGCCCACCGTGGCGCCGACGGATACGTGCCAGCACGGAGATGCCCTCCGTACTTTCCCGCACCCCGGGTCCCGCGTCCGCCACGATGCGCTCCCCGGTGCGTCCGGCGAAAACTGCTGGCCAGGACATCCGCTCAAGGGAGGCAATCGTGAGACATCCGCGCGGCTTCATCGTCGGTCTCGTACTCGCCGGCGTGCTCGGCCTCAGCGACCTGGCCACCGGGTTCTTCGGAGTGGGCGGGGAGGGCCAGCCGCCGGTCGCCGCCGCCGTGGTGATCACCCTGCTCGGCGCGATCACCCTCGCCGGCGGCTGGTTCGCCTGGCGCGGACGGCGGGGCGGCCTGGTCTCGGTGATCGTCACCCGGATCCTGTCCGGCCTCGCCGTGCTGCCGGCGTTCGGCGACGACAGCATCTCCACCGCGAACGAGGTGCTCATCGGCGCCGGTCTCGTGGTCACCGTCGCCGCCCTGATCCTGATCTGGCCGGGCCTCCGGCGTCCGGCGGTGGCCACGTCATGACCGCCACCCTCGACCGTGAGGCCACGCTCGCCCAGACCGACGCACCGCGCCGGGTCGGCACCGCCCTCACGATGGTGCTCGCCCCCTGGGGATTCGTGGTCGCCAACGCCTGTTACGCCTGGGCCACCCGCAACGGCGGCAGCGACCAGACCGGCGCGGACAGCCTCGCCCTCGCCGCCGCGCATCCGGGGCCGCTGCGGGCGTCGACCATCGCGGCCATGCTCGGCTGCCTGCTCATCATCCCGGCGACGCTCGGCGCCATCGGGTTCACCCGGCAGCGGGCGAACCGGCTCGGCCTCATCGGCGGATCCCTCATGATCGGCGGGTACGTGGCGTACTTCGGCGTCGCGATGAAGGGCCTCGTCGACCTGGCCATGGCCCAGCGCGGCGGCCCCACCGGCGACTACGCCGCGGTGCTGGACGCCGCGAGCGAGTCCGCCATCCCGTTCCTGCTGCTCTTCGTGATCGGGAACATCCTCGGCACCCTGCTGCTCGGCATCGCCCTGCTGCGCGCCCGGACCGCGCCGACCTTGGCCGCGGTCGCGATCTGCTGCTGGCCGGTGCTGCACGTGACCGGCCTGATCGCTGGCACCGAGTGGTTCGAGGTCACCGGCGCCACGCTCCAGGCCGTCGGCTTCGCCGTCCTGGCGCTCCGGCTGGCCCGCACCAGCTGACCGCTGGCCGGCATCCCGAGCACGGGGTGCCGGCCAGCGGCGAGGGTGGCGCGACCCGGTGGTGTTGAATGTAGACAGTCGTGCTGCCGGAGGTGGGTCGTGACCGAACTCTCGCTGCTGATCGAGCCGCCGGCGGCGCTGCCCGCCGACCGGGTCGACGGGCTGGCCGCCGGCCTCGCCGACGACCTGCGGGCGGTACGCGGGCTGCGGGTCGCGCACGCCCAGGCGCCGGCCGTCGGGCCCGGCAAGTCGGCGCAGGCGTGGGAGCTCGGCATGCTCGTCGTCGGCGGCGTCTTCTCGGCCAGCACCATGCGGGCCCTGGCCCAGATCGTCGTGGCGTACGCCGACCGGGTGAAGGCCCGGTCGATCCGGGTCCGCAACGGCGACCGGGAGGTCGTGGTCACCGGCGACACAAGGATCGATCCGGCCGTGCTGGACCGGTTGACGCAGCTTCTCGGCGCACCGTCCGACCCGGCGCTACCCGGTTCGTCGTCGGACGGCGGGAGCACCAGCGCCGGGAGCTGACAGTGGGACAGCGACGCGCGCTCCTGATCGCCAACGACCGCTACATCGACGAGTCCCTGGCGGACCTGTACGCGCCCCGGGAGGAGGCGCGTGACCTGCTCAGCCTGCTGGCGGACGCCGACGTCGGCGCGTTCGACCAGACCGTGCTGCTGGAGAACGAGTCCAAGAGTTCGATCGAGCGGGCGATCGAGTCGATGCTGCGGGCGGCCGGCCCGGAGGATCTAGTCCTGCTCTACTTCTCCGGCCACGGCGTCCGCAGCAGCAAGCGGGGGCGGCTGCACCTGGCGGTGGCCAACACCGAACTCGACCACCTCTCGTCGACCGCGATCTCGGCGTCGTTCGTCCGGGAACTCCTCGACGAGTCGGACGCGGCCAGCTCGGTGATCCTGCTCGACTGCTGTTACAGCGGCGCGTTCGAGGGCCACGGCCTGAAGACGACGGACGACCTGGCGATCGACGGCGAGCTGAAGACCGGGTACGGCCGGTACGTCATCACCGCCACCAACTCGGTGGAACGGGCCGACGACGGGCGGCCGGCCTCCGGCACCGGGCCGCGCCTGCGGTCGGCGTTCACCGAGACGATCATCCAGGGTCTGAGCACCGGCGCGGCGGACATCACCGGCCAGGGCCGGATCACCCCGGACGACCTGTGGCGGTACGTCCACCTCGAACTGCCCAAGCGGTCGGCGCAGACGCCGTGCCAGTTCGGCAGCGCCAGCGATGAGATACACATCGCCCTGTCCCGCGACGGCCACCACCGGCAGCGCCGCCGGCGGGACCACCGCGAGCTGCGCCTCGGTGACCTGCTCGGGCCGCTCGAACCGGCCGACGACGTCAAGCTCTGCGCGACCGACTGGCGGCGGCGCGGGCTGCTCAAGGTGCCCGTCGGGCAGGCGCAACGGATCGACCAGCCGGCCGGCGAGCCGGTCTGGCTCGACCTGGCCTCCGCAGACGGGCACCTGCTGGTGGTCGGTCGGGCGGGCACCGGCAAGACCAGCCTGCTGCGCACCATCATCGGTGGCCTCGCGTTGACCCACTCGGCCGACGAGGTGGCGTTCAACTGCCTCGAGTCGGGCGGGAACTGGCTCGGGCCGATGCGGCGCCTGCCGCACGTACGGGCCGTCGTCGGTGACGACGAGGTGGGCGACGTCGGCGAACTGCTCGACCGGCTGGAGCAGGACGTCCTCGACCGCAAGCAGCTGTTCCGCCGCTACAACCTGGAGTCGCCCACCAGCCTGCGGGCCCGACGCGCCACCCTCGACGCCGGGCCGTGGCCCGACGTGTTCCTGGTCGTCGACCGCTGGCACGACTTCACCACACTGCTGCCGGACTTCGCCACCCGGGTCGTCGACCTGGCCAACAAGGGCCTCGGCTACGGGGTCCACGTGGCCGTCGTCGAGCGGAGCTGGCGGAGCATCCCGGAGGACCTGCGGGAGCTGCCCCAGATCCGGATCGAGACCCGGCTGTCACAGCCGCAGGAGTCGCTGGTCAGCCCGGACCAGGCGACGCGGCTGCCGGTCAACATGCCGGGCTGGGCCATCCACGGCCGGCGTACGTTCCGCATCGCCCTGCCCGACCTGACGCCCGCCGACCGCGACGTCGAGCTGGACGCCGAGACCGGGACGGCGGACGGCGGCGGAACGCTGGTGTCGGTGATCGCCGAGGCGTGGGGCGCGGCCGGCGAACGGTCGAGCCTGCCGTCGCCCGTCGTCGCGCAGACGGACGAGGCGCTCTTCGTCCTCGGCGTACCGGATCGGGCGGCACTCTGGCGGTTCGAGGGGCGGCACACCCCGCTCGGCCCGGACCACCTGCGGGTGCCGCTGGGTTTCGACGAGCGGGGCCAGCCGGTGCTGCTCGACCTGAAGGAGCCGGCCCGGGACGGCATGGGCCCGCACGGCCTGCTGGTCGGGGCGCCCGGGTCCGGCAAGAGCGAGCTGCTGCGTACCCTCGTGGCCGCGCTGGTGGCGCGGCACTCCTCGGCGGAGCTGAACCTCGTCCTCGTCGATTTCAAGGGCGGGGCGGCCCTCGCGCCGTTCGCCGCGCTGCCGCACGTGAGCGCGGTGATCACCAACCTCGCCGAGGAAGTCACGCTGATCGACCGGCTGGCGGACGCGTTGACCAGCGAACTGCTCCGCCGGCAGGAACTGCTGAGCCGCTCCGGCAACCACGCCAACCGGTGGGACTACGCGCACGCGCGGGCGGCCGACGCCGACCTGCCGCCCCTGCCTACCCTGCTGGTCGTCTGCGACGGGTTCTCCGAGCTGCTCGCCGCGCGGCCCGAGTTCATCGACGTCCTCGTGCAGGCGGCCCGGGTGGGCCGCACCCTCGGCGTGCACCTGCTGCTGGCCAGCCAGCGGCTGGAGGGGCGGCTGCGCGGGCTGGAGAACCACCTGTCGTACCGGATCGGGCTGCGCACCTTCTCGGCCGCGGAGAGCCGGGCGGTGCTCGGGGTGCCCGACGCGTACGCGCTGCCCGCCGCCCCTGGGCACGGTTACCTGAAGGCGGGGGTGGCGATGACCCAGTTCCGTGCCGGGTACGTCTCCGGCCCGGCCGACGACGCCGAGGTCGACGTACCTCCGGAGCTGGCCGGATGCAGCACGCTCGACGTCCTGGTGGCGCGGCTGCACGGCCGGGGCGCTCCCGCCCACCAGAT encodes:
- a CDS encoding sensor histidine kinase is translated as MTMPRLVAYAMTAVAVALVGAGGWLLTLGRDAGQTVYFATACLLAAASVVLGMLIVTRRPTNLVGALLTLFGLLAIWVALTDVYGYVVAHHPGRLPVSSLLVTTAQGSWMLNYVPAALLMLLFPDGRLLPGRRWRVVAAGLVVVPAAFIMLTGLDPAPFPPPFADVDHAFGTPPPSLARVLGPIAVALLPGLLALLVASTVAMVVRYRRATDPVRRAQVKWFALGAFFLPATLLLCWLSYLLLDGPDLAVVGLAATLIAVPTATAIGILRHDLYDVNKALSATVTYGLVTAALLAFYTVAMFVAGVAAGRSSPVAAAGATAVCALALSPLRVRLQREVDRRFYPARRAALAAIEDLRDRMHAGEAAPERLEEALRQALRDPEVRVGYRMPGTNELVTATGESFGVAEDATVIRLGGQQIGVLVRGGTTTRELMRELADACALLVEVVRLRLQLRRALLDVEASRARLLRAGYAERLRLERDLHDGAQQRLVSLGMALRLAQRHLPETDVSGLLDQAVAELGTAVAELRQIAHGLRPSSLDEGLANALTMLVRGVPLAVTLDVCPEPVPEDLATTAYYVASEALTNVVKHSGASAVHLRVARADNDLTVTVRDDGVGGARVRPGGGLAGIGDRVAAAGGALTVAGQRGNGTLVEAVLPCGS
- a CDS encoding effector-associated constant component EACC1, whose amino-acid sequence is MTELSLLIEPPAALPADRVDGLAAGLADDLRAVRGLRVAHAQAPAVGPGKSAQAWELGMLVVGGVFSASTMRALAQIVVAYADRVKARSIRVRNGDREVVVTGDTRIDPAVLDRLTQLLGAPSDPALPGSSSDGGSTSAGS
- the eccCb gene encoding type VII secretion protein EccCb, which gives rise to MGQRRALLIANDRYIDESLADLYAPREEARDLLSLLADADVGAFDQTVLLENESKSSIERAIESMLRAAGPEDLVLLYFSGHGVRSSKRGRLHLAVANTELDHLSSTAISASFVRELLDESDAASSVILLDCCYSGAFEGHGLKTTDDLAIDGELKTGYGRYVITATNSVERADDGRPASGTGPRLRSAFTETIIQGLSTGAADITGQGRITPDDLWRYVHLELPKRSAQTPCQFGSASDEIHIALSRDGHHRQRRRRDHRELRLGDLLGPLEPADDVKLCATDWRRRGLLKVPVGQAQRIDQPAGEPVWLDLASADGHLLVVGRAGTGKTSLLRTIIGGLALTHSADEVAFNCLESGGNWLGPMRRLPHVRAVVGDDEVGDVGELLDRLEQDVLDRKQLFRRYNLESPTSLRARRATLDAGPWPDVFLVVDRWHDFTTLLPDFATRVVDLANKGLGYGVHVAVVERSWRSIPEDLRELPQIRIETRLSQPQESLVSPDQATRLPVNMPGWAIHGRRTFRIALPDLTPADRDVELDAETGTADGGGTLVSVIAEAWGAAGERSSLPSPVVAQTDEALFVLGVPDRAALWRFEGRHTPLGPDHLRVPLGFDERGQPVLLDLKEPARDGMGPHGLLVGAPGSGKSELLRTLVAALVARHSSAELNLVLVDFKGGAALAPFAALPHVSAVITNLAEEVTLIDRLADALTSELLRRQELLSRSGNHANRWDYAHARAADADLPPLPTLLVVCDGFSELLAARPEFIDVLVQAARVGRTLGVHLLLASQRLEGRLRGLENHLSYRIGLRTFSAAESRAVLGVPDAYALPAAPGHGYLKAGVAMTQFRAGYVSGPADDAEVDVPPELAGCSTLDVLVARLHGRGAPAHQIWLPPLGEPPTLDELLPPLLADPARGLTAGPPQAALAVPIGLVDVPREQRREPLVLELGGSAGNVGVVGAPLSGKSSTVRTLVASLALTHTPREVQFFCLDLGGVALRGLDRLPHVCGVAGRRDAEAVRRSVAEVAALLDERERRFTQHGVGSMADYRALRDSGKVPDDPYGDIFLVVDGWGTLRQEYEELEETVTDIAQRGLAFGVHVVLTAVRWVEFRSSLRDLLGAKLELRLGDPTESEFDRRAAASVPRSAPGRGLAPGRLHFLTALARIDGRNGVEDLTAAAVALAERVAAAWPGDPAPPVRLLPRQLSAAELDAVRDPTATGLPIGLGEADLAPVHLDFDRESHLIVFGDAECGKSNLLRLIARQIVGRYSPEQARLMVADYRRSLLHAVEGEHLLHYAAARPAFVEGLEQVRQAMERRLPGPDVSYDQFRERSWWQGPELYLLVDDYDLVATGGTNPLSVLHELLPHARDIGLHLVVARRVGGAARALYEPVLQRLRELDSPGLLMSGSREEGPLLGGLRPQPMPAGRGTLVRRRDGNRVVQTAWSPPEP